AGCCACCGCCGCGGGATGCGCGCGTTTTGGTTTGGACTGCGTGATCTACATGGGAGAGGAGGATATGCGTCGCCAGGCCCTCAACGTATACCGGATGAAACTGTGCGGTGCTGAGGTCCGTGGAGTCGATGCTGGGCAGCGGACTCTGAAAGACGCGGTGAATGAGGCAATGCGTGACTGGGTGACCAATTCGCGAGACACTCATTACATTCTGGGTTCAGCCCTGGGAGCTCACCCCTATCCGATGATGGTCCGGGACTTTCACCGGGTGATTGGCGCGGAAACAAGGAGTCAAATCCTCGAGCAGACCGGGCGGCTTCCCGATGAGATGTCGGCCTGCGTGGGCGGTGGTAGTAACGCCATCGGCTTTTTTCATGCTTTTCTTCAGGACGAAACGGTTCGCCTTGTAGGGGTCGAGGCTGGTGGTCGCAAGATTGCGCCTGGGGAACATGCAGCACGTTTTTCCGGCGGCCGTCTGGGAGTGCTCCAAGGGTGCAAGACCTGGCTTCTCCAGGACGAAGATGGACAGATCGAGAAGACACATTCGGTCTCGGCCGGTCTCGATTATGCAGCGGTTGGTCCCGAGCATGCATACTACCGCTCCCTCGGACGGACGGACTACGCGAGTGCCAGTGATGCGGAC
This window of the Verrucomicrobiota bacterium genome carries:
- the trpB gene encoding tryptophan synthase subunit beta, translating into MSESTASLSEPEVLPDPQDVPDASGHFGEFGGSYVPETLVTPLEELKDAYAEAMADPVFHDDLDRELREFAGRPTPLYFAERLTSYLGGARIYLKREDLLHTGAHKINNVVGQLLLARRMGKTRVIAETGAGQHGIATAAGCARFGLDCVIYMGEEDMRRQALNVYRMKLCGAEVRGVDAGQRTLKDAVNEAMRDWVTNSRDTHYILGSALGAHPYPMMVRDFHRVIGAETRSQILEQTGRLPDEMSACVGGGSNAIGFFHAFLQDETVRLVGVEAGGRKIAPGEHAARFSGGRLGVLQGCKTWLLQDEDGQIEKTHSVSAGLDYAAVGPEHAYYRSLGRTDYASASDADCLNAFQLLSEKEGIIPALETAHGLAYAISRAPEMGKDQILCANLSGRGDKDVQEASRVLEAVKSG